CATCAGACGGGGTTGTTGGCGTGGGGTGAGAGAACGTTTCGTGGGACCCTTCAGATTTGTCCATTCCGTCACAGAAAAGAAGCCCTCCCCTCCCCGTCTATAGATACCGAATCCAGGTTGGCTCGTGGCACGTATTTGGGCATCTAGGGTCCCGCAAGCCACCACGCCTTTCTCGAGCAGTAGCGTGGTGGCTGTCTTTTGGTGCTTCGGAACTTGGAACAGCTCGACCTGCCCGACGTGGGAGAACGTGGGATCAAGAAGGGAGAGGGAGGGGGGTGGGGGCTAGTGGCAGTTAGTATGCACGACGGGGTATACCAGATGGTCATCTGAAGGTGTTTCGAAGTGCCTCCCGCGCGCTGGCCCCCGTCAACGACATTGATGGACGGTGTGAGGTGAGGTTTTGCGTCGTGGGGTGTAAGTGGGCATTGGCGATTTCACGCCAGAGACCAAGTTGGGCACACAGGACCATGGGACAATGGGCTGCCTCTCATTCAAGTAAATGCGGCTGCTGGGAGTTGGGATGCCGTGCATCGTATCGCAGCTCAGCTGATGAGAGAAAATGGGTCGGGCACCGTCCAGCGCAATTGTACAGCAGAGCAGAAGCATTACAGATACGATAATGATATATCTGGCTACACGTCATGTAAGGATACCTACATTTGATGATGCGCTGCGACGCAAATGCGAGAGCCCATCAGGCACGACGGGCCCCTCATTGGCGTACCTGTTGGGCTCTGTGCGACACTATATGTTGTCTCTGGCGCTCTCGTTAAGCTGTCTTATGAGCCACGGGGCGTTTGGTGCAGGGCTTTCGAAAATGTCTTGGGCGTCGGCATGGCACATCAATGATTCGAGGTACATGTGAGGCGCGCGCGTGTGTCTGCGTGGGATATGTGAGAAGAAGTGTTTAGGGGGGTGAGGGGTGAGAGTCTGTATGTTGTACAGGAAAGTGTGCATGTGAGCTCGCTCACTATGAGTATGAGCATGAGACTGACAGTGAGAGTGAGCCTGAGCATTGAAACATTCGGTATGCCCACTCATGACGATGGGGCATCAACACTAACACACGCTTCGTCCCGATTTCCAGTCTAGTCTCTCGGGACTGTACGAAATACTCGGCCTTTCCAAGATGACCTCTGTCAAGTTGGGTTGTGAACTTCTGGCAGTACACGCCGGTTCGGGCCACTCTAACGGCCTTCAGCCAAGCGACATTGGCAATGAAAGGCTTCATCGGTTGGCCCAACGGCGCCGTCCGGCGTAGCCCGCAGAGGTGAAGCACATGGCACTCAAAGACATGGCAATCTAGCCTAGCCCACGTTCTAACTGCCACGCCGGGCGATCAATATCGCAACCTGCTCAACTTGGGTGACCGGTGAAGGTGTGGATCTTGTCTCCTCCCTCCGTACAGAGAAGTCTCTCACCCTCTTCATCGTTTGCAGATTGATTCGACGCCAAGCCGGCTACGCTGGATAAATCCGTTGTCAAGCAGCATGCGGGTGTCAAAGAAGCTGCGCGTCGCAGCAAGCAaacggcttttttttttttttttttttggtgcTGCAACTCGGTCGTCATGAGGCATCATCGGCCCCCCAGAGTGAATGAAAGAAAGGGTGGGCCGAAAATGGGGTGTTTGCCATTATTGTAAGACTGTGTGAAGTACATTCATGGTTGTTGGCCAGTTCTTGAGGCCGCATTCTGATTGCATTCGCGCCGGATCAACAGTGCATTGCACATCTGTAGGGCAAAAGCTAGTGGCACCTTCTTCGAAAGCTTAGGTAGAATACACTGATTCGTGTCTTTCCAAGCACACGAGCTCACGTAGCAGTCAAGCACTACCGGATATCGTGGGGTTGAGAGGAGGGTAGGGTGCAACTCAAGATACCCAAACCTGCTGTGTTCCCGTACTCGATGCTCGGTTTCCGCCGGTTGAGCTGAGGAAACTGACTTCCAGACTGCTGAAGCTCTTCACACCCTTCCCGGAGAATGCGCTGCTGCATGGAGCTATGGCCATTGGACGGACAGGGCCGTTgcatcccatcccatcccacaTTCACGTCGCAACGGCAGTTAAAGTAAGATGAGATGCCGGGGTAAGACTGTCATCTTGTCGTCAGAAATTGACCGGTACGGATACAGGCGCAACAAATGAAAAGCTTACATGTCGCAACTCGCAAACACGCAAGCAAAGTCAGTGACTCGGGATGATGAGTGGTTTCGTTCAAAAATTTCAGGGATGTCGTCCTTCATCTGGATGCTTGGGCCGTTGGAAAGAGTTTGTCCCTCAGTCATAGCCTATGGCAACTTAGCCATGTGTGCAACCGATGAAGAGCTCGAGGGGTAACCCTCACAGGCCGAGAATGTCGCATCTGCCCCCCTCTCTCTACCTCTTTCCCCGTGGTGGCCTGCTTGCTCTCCGCGCCTGTCACATATCATATCCCCTAGTAGATCTGAAGGCTGCTTATCTGCCGTCACCAGCCTTCTTGTCACCTTCTCGAAGGGTAAAGCCCCCCCCCAAAGATGAACAGAGCGTCTCCGGATGCGCCTAATTGCTGAAGATAATTATGATAAGATTAGCCGGGCAAAGTCGATATCATCAGACTGGTGGTATCTTGAGTGGCATGTCGTGACAGCATCTTTCCTCTGACCTGGCCGCGATAACAATCTGCCAAGGGAGAGAGAGTGTGAGATGGTCCTTTGCACCTCGACTGGTTTCGGCGTGTCTCGTCCCGGGCTCTGCATTTGGTGGTTTTGCGCGGAATCCTCCCCATTGAAACGATTCCTGTGGTCGCCCGTCACCTGATTGACTTTGGCTGCGCCATCTAGGCCGAAATGCAAACCAGCAAGCCACCCCCGAAAAGGTTGCGACGGGCAAGCTTTCTGGACTGGACACTCGCTCATCGGCATCCCTGGACTTCGTTCCCCCCTCGCCCTCATCCTCACTCTTGACCCCTCCCCTTCTCAAGTTCTTCCCAGCACTCGTTTGATTGACCGGTGCGGGGCCTTTGAAGCACTTGTGTCACTGTGTATTTGAAATGTAGTTCGGTTCAAGGTGGCCGCCAACTTGAGACAGGATTTCTATGGTCCATCATTGCAGACCGCTTATTAGATGGCAAGGCTCTGTCGGTCTGTACAAGCGTCCAAGACCGCAAACCCACAAACCCCCGCAGATATTCTGACTGGAGAAGAACGATCCCGAGCTGGCTGATCGACCCTTCGTCATATTGTCGTCGTGCCGAGCTTCCTCAACGGTCTGTTGCCTCCGAACCCCAGGTCTCCACTGTTGCCGAAATGTTAGTGGGCAATGCGGTTTTAGTTATCCGACCTACGGATATTTCTGCAAATTTCCAAAGTGACGAGCCAGACAAGCCGCATGTCGCCAGCGACATCCACATCCCGAGACGCCCCGTCGCGCGGTGTTGCAGACAAAACGTTCAGTGGATAGCTATCACTCAAAACGTACCGGGAGCCCCATCTCTATTGGGGGCCACAGTACCCTAGTTGCCGACACATGCGAAAGGATGGGATACCTAGGTGCTAGTTACGGAATCAAGAATTTGAGCTTCATCTTGTTTCCGGACTCTGGCTTCTTAGGGGTTGACGTAAGGCCATTCCGACCTTCTTCAGAAGGACTTTACGACCGACCGAGTCTTCGAAGAACCGGGGTCTATATTAGCAGCGCTTCGGTCTAAGATATTTGACTTGTCGAAGCATCGTTGATGAGGGGTAGCATGAGAACATGGAGGGTTTCCACTGGCAAAGCTTGCTCACCGAGCCATCCCTCTAATTCCGGGCTGCTCCAAACCATCCAAAAATTGGACAAGCCAGGCCAGGTGAGGTGTACTGATCCGGGTGAATGTCAACTAGGGGAATGTCGGCCACGCTCATTCATGCCCGCTGAACCTGTACGACCGTCAACGAGCTGCACCCATCCCAGGAGTAACGAACCTAGCTCTGCACACCCTCCCAAGATGTCCTTcctaggtactccgtacagttTGACGGCGGCTCTGCGAGTTCCAAACCCACAGATGGACGACATTCATTTGTCATCTTCCGTCACCTAACTTCGGCGAGCGATACGCCGCATGTACGCAAAGCTCTTCGAAAGGGAATCGTCTGCTGTAGCCCGGCCATCCCGCGGAAATTTGAGACGGGCAGGCCTTGGTACCGAGCGCGGCGGGCACGGAGCCGTCGCCGCAGATGTTGCCATAGTTCGACCACCCTGTTGAGTCTGTTATGCAAACGTGCCCCTACAACATCCATCAACAGACAGAAACACGTGACCGGAGCTCGCCCGAGTGTTATGTATCTGTACTTTGGTTACTTCAACTCAGTTAGTCCCTTAAGTCCAGGGCAAGTGCCAATCATGGTCCCCTAACATGGATCGGTCTCCGGGAGGATTTAAGATTCTCACAAGCGCACGGTGGCTCTTCCGGCGACTATGTACTGGCAGCGAAGAAACGGTTCAATTAACAAACGGGGATGCCAGGGGCCATTGCATTGTTGTCTCGTTGCTCCACAATGGCAACtggaggttattaatattaccctGTATCCATATATGTGTACGTGCGGATAAAGGTCTCGTTTGTGCATTTATACTTCTGCCACTTCATGAGTACCCCAATACTGCGTGCGGTTGATGTTCTACCCTTGGACTGGCGCAGCAGCAGCTGAGGCATGGAGATCGGCAATCCGCCAGCAGCAAAGTTGGTGGTAGTCGGTGAGGGAGATGACGTGTCGAACTTGGAAAATGAGCAATACGACCGCCGCGTGCCTCTCAAGTTGACGCTCAGGCGGCCAGGAGGAGGGTCCGGCTGGCGGTGAGACCGAACACGCTATTCACGGTGATGAGAAGAGAGTGCCCGTATGACTGAATGCGTGAATAGACCATCCGTATCAGAGCGGTACAATGCCTGTTGAAATCCCCAACTTGGGGAAGCACTACGGAGTACACAAAATGCATCTCAGCATAATGCACAAATGGCACCTGGCTTCCTTGCACCAACGTTGGGCCCCAAATGAACCAGCCATCCAGCCAGATATTGAGGGGCGGTCTGCTCTGCCTCAATTCATCACCAAGCATCAAAGGCTTTGACACTGCTACAGGCAAGCCTTTTCTTATCCCTGCCCAGCGAGCAAATCTCCTCAAACTTTACGGGTCCAATTGAGTATAGCACAGCCGGAACTTTTGCAAGCCTACGCGGTACTCACCCAAATCTGATCCAGGCACGCCAGGGCAGCCGATACGAGTGGGCTCCAACTGACAGCAATCCACCGGGGCTCGACCGCTCGACAGTCGGAGACTCCCGCTCAACCTCATTCACTTTCCATCTCCAACGCCCAAGCGTAACTAATTCTGCTTCATAGAACCCCTCATCCCCGAGGCCTCGCCCACTGCTCTTCGTCGCTGAACCGCCATGGCCTCCGTTTCCCCCGGTCATCAAAAACCGCTTTAGGGGCCTTGACTGCCCTGAATTGATGTCTTGCAGCTGTCAGGAGGGTCCTGGATATTGCTGATGTGACTCAAACCCCCCGTTCGACCCGCTCAGAGCACCCTGTCCAATATGCTGATCCTGCCTACTCTGCTAGGGGGGCCGCAACGTCGAGGCCGCACCGAATGCAACGGGGACAAACAACGAGTTTCCTCGTTGCATTCGAGAAACGGTCTCCGCAGAGCGACACGCAGGTGTCATTGCTCATGTGACGAGTTCCGGCCAGGATGCTACATATAGAGTTTGCACGTTTTGGGTGGGTGTTTGGGCGTCAATCCTGCCACTTGTCTATGGATACGGATATGCCCATTGCCCCCGTCCTCCACTTTCCAGATTGAAGGGAGCTTTTGAAAAGGGCCGTACTGGGTCTCCCAGCCCTGCCAGACTCCTCCTATCTTTGACACGTCCGGAAGGATATGCAATAGAGGCGCCCCTGGCTAAGGACGAATGTATTCGTGCATGCAAAGTAACCGTACAGCCCAAATATCGTGACCTTGCACAGTGCTCAAGAACAATGGACAAGGATCAGGTGTATCAGCTTCCACCTCACTCTCGCTGGCTTTGATATTCAACGTGGCTTACCGTCAATTACTGAAGGTGTTTATTACTGACTGAAGGAAAAGGGTCGACAGGTGAGGGTTAATTCCTTCAATGCGTGGGCCTGCGGCTGTCATGGACTCCCAATCCCGATTCCCCAGCGTTAAAGGCCCTTGAAACCCAAATCATGCAGCCTGCCTCATAGCCGAAGAGTCAATTTTGCCCGGACGGCGAGCCGGACCGACCGGCGCATCCAGCCCTAGAGCACGGGGCCGAAATGGAACAACATCCCGCTCCGCCAGCGGCATCGTGAATGGGGAAATAGTGTAAAGGGCACGACTTTGCGCAAGAGCAAGACCGACATCGTGTTGATACTGTTTCACACGTACATTGCTTTATGTATCCATAGATTTGGTTAATTGGACATCGTCGAGCTGGGTCCGCTTTCTGACCAAACTTGCTAGGGCATCTGAATTGCAGGTCATTCATGAGATACAGCAGTTGGGTTCCTCTCCAGTCTTTTATCTGGGACGACCGCCCATGACTATCTGTGAGGTGCAAACTCATATTGGTTGTTCATTTTCTATTCTAACACCCCCACTGGTCCAGGCTATACCCACGTCTTCAGACGAGCGAGGTATACAAATCTAAGAGAACGAAGGTTTATTCGAAGCGAACATGATACGAATCGTTCGTTCCCAGCATATGCAGGCTAATTCAGCCCATCCAGCCAGATAACAGCCACACAAAGGCGGAAATGGCATTATGAGATTGGCTGGCTGGGCGCTTGCTTCTCGGTCACTTGGCGTTGAATACAGCCGTGAAGCTCACTTGCGCTGTCTCCTGTTGGCTGTCTAGACGAGCTGATTGCTAGGAGCCCGGGAGATCCATGCAGAATTTGGTCTCCAACATCATTTGATTCGATGCGTTTTGTGATAACTGGCTTGTGTGACGTGATAGAAGGTGCGCTCTGCAGGTGGTTCGCTGCAAGCCGCTGTCTGTTTTGCTCTAGTATTTATGCAAGCTTGACAAGTCTGCAGTCCAGGTTGCTGCATCTATCGTACGAACACACCGTCATTTTTTGTTGATGTGGAGTCATACCTGCACACGCCCGCAAGGTAGACTGTTGGTTGATCCGATGCATGTGCTAAATTATGCTCCGATGAGATCACGATGCTGACACGACCCAGGGGGTGACGGGAATCGTTGACGATCAAGAGGCACATGAAATTGGGGAATCCAATAAATTCCCATCTGAGTATGGAAAAGGTTCGGACCTTTGACCGACTCCCCGATGTCACCTCGTTCCGCTGCGGTCATCGTCTTAATACAGACATTATCCCGCTCATCTCATGTAAGTGCCACCAACCAACAACCAACACAGCAATCATCCAAAGCCCAACGATGAGATGGATTATTTTGCAGCCACCAAAACGCAAAGACCCCTGCTAAAATCACACAGTTTCCGCAATCTATCACAGAGCTTCTGTACATTTTCTCCTCACAGCCAAGCCGTCATATCTTGGTTTCCTCCAATGGTGGTTGAGCCAGTTTCCAGGACCCCGGGTCTAGAGTTGCGTGGCACACACCATGTTGTTGGTGCTCATCGCGGTTTACAAGCCGGCCAGTAGATCTGCATCGGTGACAGATAACGGGCGTCTGAAGTCTCGGCGGCCGACGCTACCTCGATCGGGCTACGAGAGGTCTCGAATATCCCTAAGCCATCTCCAAATTTCTACGGTTCTACCAAATTTCTATCGCCGTCTTGATCAAGGGGTCCTAGTCTATCGGAGTGGCAGACGTTGAGTAAGTGATGCGGCCTGCCGGAAACCCGGGCCAAGAACTCTTCATCGACGAGGATCGCGATCCTCCCTGTTATTCCCGAGATCATAACCTTTTCTTTGTTATTGGCGCGGCTGACTTCTTGACCGATATTCCAGAAACGAGCCTGCCGTCCGGGAGGACTTGCTCACTTCTCCGCACTCCTGCGAGAATGAACGGATACGCGGTGTCGCAAGCCAAACACGTCGTCATGAGAAAGATGCCCATGAGATTGACGAAGAAACCATGGGCCTCTGGCCAGTACCACCAGAGCAGACCGGTTGAGCCAATCCAACCGGTGAGGGTGCCAAGTGCCCTACAAAGCCTTTCGAACAAGTGATCAGCATAAGATGTGTGCTCATATGACCCGAAACCCCCTCTCACCGAACGCAGCGGGTGCTTATCCTGACTGAGCAAACATGGCCGTCCAAATACGACAGAATGAAAAGAACGATGAAAACGAGAACCGGGAAAGAGACCCCACACATCGAAGCAACTCCAGCGGCACAGCATTCGAACCCATGACCTGCGGATAGCTCTTTTGGAATGGCATCAACACGCGTCAAGATGACACGTTTCGAGGATGAGAAAAGGAGCGGGTGTGAGTATATCGCACACCGGTGGCAGGGGAGACGACGCAAACACGGCATACAGTGAGATATTCTGACCCAACACGTCGGTGACCCTCATCACGTATGGATGTTTTCTCATGAGACGAGAGAAGCCAACCCGCCCACCGATCGGATGAGGCAAAAACAGCGAAGGAGGCCCAGACAAACGGAAAACACTCACCAGATCGCATAACTCGCGCCCCCAGAGTGACCCCTGACGAGCAACATGGCAAGACATCCCGTCCCAAGGGCGAACTGCGCCAGACCAGCCGTCCAGAACGCGAGCTCCGTACAATCGAATCCCTCCCGTCCGGCCCACCACTTGCCACTCTTGTCTCCGTACCCGGTACCGGGCGCCGACAGCCACCATTCCGCGACAGCGTAGTTCGCCGCGCAACCAAGGGCTACCATAATCGCAAGGATAGCGCCGATATTCTTCGCGACAAGCGGCGCGTGGCTCCACTCGTGTTTCGCGTTCTTGAGGGTCGTGTAGACGAGCGGTACGTCAAGAAGTAGCCAGACAAGGAAGCCGAGACGTTCGAGAGGGTGTTCAGCGACGCGAGCTGCGTAGATGAGTTCCCAGGAGAGGTTCAGCGCAAGGGCGAAGAGGGGCATGCCGTATGATTTTGTTCTGTGGGAGCGGATTGACATGAGTACATAGCACATGTCCCAGAAGATGGCGCCTGTGATGAGAAGGGCTCCGGAGGCTGGCACGACCCACGAGGGGACGTGAGGGGGAGGCGTGTCCGTCAGACCCATTTTGAAGGTGGTGATCTGCTCAGATGCGCCGATTTGGGTGCCCTCGGACTGATGGTGATCGTTGCAAATTGTGATAGGGTATGGGTTTGGGGGAGAAATCAGACCATAGTAAGCGATAAAGAAGTATGTCTGCCTAAACGCCAAGGATACTCTGTAAGCAGAATGGACAAGCACCATCACCCACTGTTGGATTAACTAACTGAGAAGAACACCTTATGCTTTTATTGGCTTCGTGTTAAGATGGCCTGAAGATAATTCTAGTTCAGTAACCCTTCGTGCAGGCACCTTGTTAAAGAGCGCACTCAAGAGCCAAAACCGGGCTAACGCGTCCAAAACGCGTCCAAGTTTGACGCGATACGGTGCGAGATTTGAAGGTCTCGTAAACTCCAATGATTCAAAATCGCGTCTGTAGCATACAGCCGCTCGTGAGACGCACTTCGGCGGTCATCGGTACCGCTGTCGGTACATGGGTACTAAAAATGGTGAGTGGATCATCACCACATCCGCATCTGTAGTGTAGTGGTTATCATCCTTGCCTTCCATTCTTGTTCGGAATAGCAAGGGACCCGGTTTCGATTACCGGCGGATGCATCACGCGGATGGTTAGAATTTTGTTTTTTTTCCTCTCAATTCAGGCAAAGAGAGAGAACCTGGCCAACTGGCATTGCTGACACATCTAGTTCAATTGGCTTTGATTTGTTGTTGGTATGTTAAAGGCCCAGAATGGCCGTTTCGGGCATGAACCAAAGCCAGAAGCAGGTTGATGTTGCGTTGAGAGGACTGGAAATGCCCACCAAGGATGGGTATAAAGCCAAGTTGAAGTAtgtaataaatagtagccTTCTTCGTGACATTCCAGCCAGAAGGAACCGAAAGAGACCGTCCAATAAGGAAGCCTCATCGATATGCAAGGCTCAAGGCAAATACTCCGCTGATGCTTGATTAACTGTATGCACGCATGCAAGCTCAACATCTACGCCAATGCAACTAACGCAAATTTAGAACAATCTTTATAGAATCTTTCAATCACTGTTTTTGCATAAAGGACGTATCCTTTGTTACGATGCTGCTTGACAGGTTGGCTAGACTTGAAGTTACTAATGGTCAAAAAAGAGGAACACGCATGTTTCCCGTGCCATCAAAGATTATTACGTCGGCAAGACTGAATAAACTTTTTGAAAATGGATCGAGAGAATGAACTCGGTAACTCTACCCATGTATTCTGTTATTGCCCAATGTCTGCTATCGTGTCAATCGGTGAAGCTGTCACCGAAATCCACTGCCGGGAGGCATGATACCTACCCCTCACTCAGATTGTCGGCACTGCTTCCGAGATAACGGCTTTTACCCGAGTGGTAGCCCAATGATCGTCGTCCAAACCACAAAACGGCATGCTTTGTCTACAGAATTGAACATATGGCAAAGTCGCATATCAAATCATCGCGACAGGATGTTCCCAAGAAGGCCATCAGCGCCTCAGGCATTCTACTTCGTGCGCCGGTCGTCGACCTTTTCCCGAGGCTTGTCAGGTCTTAAGATCAACGCCGATCGTCTTCAAGAAACAATTCACCATACTTGCCAATGGGGAGCGGCTCATCGATATGGCAGGTAAGCCTAGTCATCCTTCTGAGGGAGCCTCCTAAATCGCTGACAACTCACCAGAGGCCCAAATGAAACTGGCATGGCCCGGCTGACTCTCTCAGATGAAGATGCCACCGCGAGACGATGGTTCATAGAAGAGACGCAGAGATTGGGTTGCGATGTTAAAGTTGATCAGATGGGCAACATCTTTGCTAGGCAAAGAGGATCACTGGGCTCAAAACTGCCCATGACTGCGATGGGCAGCCATTTGGATACTCAGCCCCAAGGCGGTAGGTACGATGGCATACTAGGGGTCGTTGCTGGTATCGAAGCACTTAGAACGATGAAAGAGAATGGCTATCACTCTAAATTCGATATTGGGGTCATCAATTGGACAAAGTACGCAAATCCAGCTTCCGCCCGTCGAGCCCCTCATGGATTTAGATTCGCTGACTTGGCCCCATAGTGAAGAGGGCGCCAGGTTTCCTGGCACAACAGTCTCCTCCAAAGTCTGGGCAGGAGAAATACCAATACAAAAGGCTTGGGACCTGAGAGATGTTTCAGATCCCTCCATCACAATGAAGTCAGAACTCGAGAGACACGGATACTTAGGGAACACTTCGTGTTCGGCAACTCAAGGTTACCCGGTAGGGGCGCACTTTGAACTACATATCGAACAAGGTCCTTTGTTGGAATCCAGAGGGAGAAAGATCGGAGTTGTTCGAGGCGTACAAGCCTGCAGATGGCTCACTTTTGCCGTAGCCGGCCGGAGTGCTCACTCGGGTACGACGCCTTATTCAGCGAGGAAAGATCCGCTATTAGCTGCGGCGAAGATGATTGCGGCCTCGAATGAACTGGCCCAGACATCTGGGGCTTTCGTGACCACAGGAATCATCAAAGTTCCTCCGGGATCGTCGACCAATGCAGTTGCTTCGCAGGCAACGTTCACACTGGATATTCGCCATCCAGATGATAAGACCATCTCTGAGGTCCAGGATCAATGTCTCGCCTCTTTCCAGGAGATTTGCCGCGAAAACGGCGTGGAGCTGAGCTGGAGCATCGATGTGGACTCCCCCGCCACCACTTTTGATGAGGACTGTGTGTGGGCTGTCGAAACAGCAGCGAACGGTATCGTGGGATACGATGGCTGGCTTCGTATGACGAGCGGCGCGACACACGATAGTGTGAATACGAGCAAGCATTGTCCAACAACGATGATATTTGTACCCTGCAAAGACGGTATCAGTCATCATCCAGAAGAGTATTGCAGTCCGGAGGATTGGTAAGTCATGATCGTATTCGAAAGGCAAGGAGTTCTGTACTAAAGGTTGGCGTGATTCAGTGCTTTGGGGGCGCAGACACTTCTCGATTCTGTCATCATTTACGACAACAGGAGACAAGCAAAGCTTCAATAGTTGCCCATGACGTTAACTTGGAGCCAGACTATTCGGTGCTTTGAGCTTCTGTGGACTAGCAGTGAAAACAATTCAATATCATTTGAAATCGCCATATCCTTCATCGATTGCTATATGCAATCAAAGGTTGAAAAAAATGACGAACATTGTTGATGAATAAAAAAGATCATGTATGAATCTGACATGCCCCCGTGGGATATAACACTACACTGCCTTCAATCCTTCCACAACGCAAACGAACCATCGCCACCTTAAAGATCATTAATCCACCGGCTATTGTCTATAATAAAGAAGGATGAAATTTGTACGCAAACCATACTGCCCATCATTAGCCCAACCGTGCTTACCTTACTTCGggttactattagtatccctattacagggtagttagttcgaaccgtagttaataaagagattaattgaattatataaatatctacgtaataagtataaaaaagaggttctaactataagttaggctagctacgataattataaatagggc
The window above is part of the Colletotrichum lupini chromosome 9, complete sequence genome. Proteins encoded here:
- a CDS encoding hydantoinase/carbamoylase family amidase; this translates as MIVVQTTKRHALSTELNIWQSRISNHRDRMFPRRPSAPQAFYFVRRSSTFSRGLSGLKINADRLQETIHHTCQWGAAHRYGRGPNETGMARLTLSDEDATARRWFIEETQRLGCDVKVDQMGNIFARQRGSLGSKLPMTAMGSHLDTQPQGGRYDGILGVVAGIEALRTMKENGYHSKFDIGVINWTNEEGARFPGTTVSSKVWAGEIPIQKAWDLRDVSDPSITMKSELERHGYLGNTSCSATQGYPVGAHFELHIEQGPLLESRGRKIGVVRGVQACRWLTFAVAGRSAHSGTTPYSARKDPLLAAAKMIAASNELAQTSGAFVTTGIIKVPPGSSTNAVASQATFTLDIRHPDDKTISEVQDQCLASFQEICRENGVELSWSIDVDSPATTFDEDCVWAVETAANGIVGYDGWLRMTSGATHDSVNTSKHCPTTMIFVPCKDGISHHPEEYCSPEDCALGAQTLLDSVIIYDNRRQAKLQ